In Chitinophaga nivalis, a single genomic region encodes these proteins:
- a CDS encoding DHA2 family efflux MFS transporter permease subunit, producing the protein MQQESLIEYGSRRVIITITAIFCALLEIVDTTIVNVALNDMRGNMGATLSEIGWVITAYAIGNVIIVPMTSWLSQQFGRRNYFAASIIIFTVSSFLCGNATVMWELIIFRFIQGLGGGALLVTSQTIITESYPPEKRGIAQAIYGLGVIIGPTLGPPLGGFITDNYSWPYIFYINIPIGVVATLLTLQYVRSPKYGEKRSISEVDFLGIGLLAITVGCLQFVLERGQEDDWFNDTTITALTVTSVLALFFFVWRELTYKNPIVELRVLKNGNLRVGTILSFIMGFGLYGSTFIIPLYTQGSLGWTATQSGMLMIPAALTTAFMMPIIGKLLEKGVPQQYLVAAGMLLFFGFCFWGYLIITPADTGSDAFFWMLIVRGIGMGLLFIPITTLSLSSLKGQQIGQGAAFTGMMRQLGGSFGVALITTFMSRQNMLHRNDLVSKLDTNNPDVINRVHGLQRSFVAKGMDPHTALNSGYKMLDYSVSKQAAVLSYMDVFLYLGILFLICVPFVLMVKGNKQQGKLDASAMH; encoded by the coding sequence ATGCAACAAGAATCATTGATAGAATACGGCTCGCGCAGGGTGATCATCACGATCACCGCTATCTTCTGCGCCTTGCTGGAAATCGTGGATACCACGATCGTGAATGTGGCGTTGAATGACATGCGTGGTAATATGGGCGCTACCCTCAGCGAAATCGGCTGGGTGATCACGGCCTACGCGATCGGTAACGTAATCATTGTACCGATGACCAGCTGGTTATCCCAGCAGTTCGGCCGTCGTAACTATTTTGCGGCTTCTATTATCATATTTACGGTGTCGTCTTTCCTTTGTGGTAATGCCACCGTGATGTGGGAACTGATCATATTCCGTTTTATCCAGGGCCTCGGAGGCGGTGCATTGCTGGTAACTTCCCAAACCATTATTACAGAAAGCTATCCACCTGAAAAACGGGGTATTGCACAGGCAATCTATGGACTGGGGGTAATCATCGGCCCGACACTGGGTCCGCCATTAGGAGGTTTTATCACAGATAACTACTCCTGGCCGTATATCTTCTACATTAATATACCCATTGGCGTTGTCGCTACGCTGCTCACCCTGCAATATGTGCGCAGCCCTAAATACGGAGAAAAAAGATCCATCAGTGAAGTCGACTTCCTGGGTATTGGTCTCCTGGCCATCACAGTAGGCTGCTTACAGTTTGTATTGGAACGCGGACAGGAAGATGACTGGTTTAATGATACCACCATCACGGCATTAACCGTAACCAGTGTACTGGCGCTCTTTTTCTTTGTATGGCGTGAACTGACATATAAAAACCCGATTGTGGAGCTGCGGGTACTCAAAAACGGGAACCTGCGGGTAGGAACCATCCTCTCCTTTATCATGGGATTTGGTTTATATGGCTCTACATTTATCATTCCGCTGTACACCCAGGGTTCATTGGGCTGGACCGCTACCCAATCCGGGATGCTGATGATTCCGGCGGCGCTGACCACAGCGTTTATGATGCCGATCATCGGTAAACTATTGGAGAAAGGGGTACCTCAGCAATACCTGGTAGCTGCCGGTATGTTATTGTTCTTTGGTTTCTGCTTCTGGGGATATCTGATCATCACCCCGGCAGATACCGGCTCCGATGCTTTCTTCTGGATGCTGATCGTACGTGGTATTGGTATGGGTTTACTCTTCATCCCGATTACAACATTGTCGCTTTCTTCCCTGAAAGGACAGCAGATCGGGCAGGGAGCTGCATTTACCGGTATGATGCGGCAGTTGGGTGGATCTTTTGGGGTGGCGTTGATCACCACCTTTATGTCGCGCCAGAACATGCTGCACCGCAACGACCTGGTATCCAAACTCGATACCAACAACCCGGATGTCATCAACAGGGTACATGGCCTGCAACGCAGTTTTGTGGCCAAAGGTATGGACCCGCACACCGCGTTGAATTCAGGCTATAAAATGCTGGATTACAGTGTGAGCAAACAGGCGGCAGTACTGTCCTATATGGACGTATTCCTCTACCTCGGTATCCTGTTCCTCATCTGTGTGCCCTTTGTATTGATGGTAAAAGGTAATAAACAACAAGGTAAGCTGGATGCTTCTGCCATGCACTAA
- a CDS encoding Mpo1 family 2-hydroxy fatty acid dioxygenase, with the protein MKTIHQWLDEYGSSHRNHTNKLIHWICVPAIFFSIVGFLYAIVLPINGLPVVLTAAHIALLLLIIYYARLSASLSGGMLIIGVLCLWCWHLISVAGLVIWQTALVIFVLAWIGQFIGHKIEGAKPSFFKDLQFLLIGPAWLMSFIYRKAGIPL; encoded by the coding sequence ATGAAAACAATACATCAATGGCTGGATGAATATGGCAGCAGCCACCGTAACCATACCAACAAATTGATTCACTGGATCTGTGTGCCCGCTATCTTCTTCAGCATTGTTGGTTTCCTGTATGCCATTGTACTACCGATCAATGGATTACCCGTAGTACTCACCGCAGCACATATCGCGTTACTGCTGCTGATTATTTACTATGCCCGTCTTTCGGCCTCCCTATCCGGAGGTATGCTGATTATTGGAGTCCTGTGCCTTTGGTGCTGGCACCTGATTTCCGTTGCCGGCCTCGTCATCTGGCAGACAGCCCTGGTTATTTTTGTGCTGGCATGGATCGGACAATTCATCGGGCATAAAATAGAAGGCGCCAAACCCTCCTTCTTCAAGGACCTGCAATTCCTGCTGATAGGTCCTGCATGGCTGATGAGTTTTATTTACAGGAAAGCAGGTATTCCCCTGTAA
- a CDS encoding TolC family protein translates to MLTLFFLTASAQQQEKPLSLNEAISLSIQNSKQLKVSQAKVAAANASLKEANEKQLPDVKVSGSYLRLTQPNIDLKLGKSEGEGGGKGAGPEVNSAAYGIASVSVPIFAGMMIQSGKEAARYLEQAAKLDVDKDREDIMQNTIAAYSNLYKAQAAVVLMKENLKQSTQRVFDFTNLEKNGLLARNDLLKAELQQSNYELALMDAENSLKVASLNMNIMLGLPDNTPLALDTTVFATDNNVDARSAADFEQLAYHNRKDIAAVNARERAANAGVKGAKGEYYPAVAFTGGYVAAYIPNVVTITNAVNAGLGLKYNLSSLWKTGSKVAGAKAQLAQVQASEAQLTDAIHLDVYQSYENYLLSHKKMDTYVKAIEQSEENYRITKNKQVNNLATTTDLLDADVANLQSHLNYAFAKADALVAYKKLLKAAGVLDTNNK, encoded by the coding sequence ATGCTGACGCTGTTTTTTCTGACAGCCTCCGCACAGCAGCAGGAAAAACCACTTTCGCTCAATGAAGCCATATCGCTGAGTATACAAAACAGCAAACAGTTAAAGGTTAGTCAGGCCAAAGTTGCAGCCGCTAACGCATCCCTGAAAGAAGCCAACGAAAAACAATTGCCGGATGTAAAAGTATCAGGTTCCTACCTGCGCCTCACACAACCCAATATTGATCTGAAACTGGGCAAGAGTGAAGGAGAAGGCGGTGGAAAAGGCGCCGGACCGGAAGTAAATTCCGCTGCTTATGGCATCGCCAGCGTATCCGTACCCATCTTTGCAGGTATGATGATACAAAGCGGCAAAGAAGCTGCCCGTTACCTCGAGCAGGCCGCCAAACTGGATGTAGACAAAGACCGGGAAGACATCATGCAGAATACTATTGCCGCCTACAGTAACCTGTACAAGGCCCAGGCAGCAGTGGTACTGATGAAAGAAAACCTGAAACAATCTACCCAGCGCGTATTCGATTTCACCAACCTGGAAAAGAATGGTTTACTCGCCCGCAACGACCTGTTAAAAGCAGAACTACAGCAGTCCAACTACGAACTGGCCCTCATGGATGCAGAAAACAGCCTGAAGGTAGCCTCCCTGAACATGAACATCATGCTCGGATTACCGGACAACACCCCGCTGGCCCTGGACACCACAGTATTTGCTACAGATAACAATGTCGATGCCCGTTCTGCCGCTGATTTCGAACAGCTGGCTTACCACAACCGGAAAGATATTGCTGCCGTAAATGCCCGCGAAAGAGCTGCCAATGCAGGTGTAAAAGGAGCCAAAGGAGAATATTACCCTGCTGTAGCCTTTACCGGTGGTTATGTGGCCGCTTACATACCCAATGTAGTGACCATCACCAACGCCGTGAATGCCGGACTGGGACTCAAATACAACCTGTCGTCCCTGTGGAAAACAGGTTCTAAGGTAGCCGGCGCCAAAGCACAGCTGGCACAGGTACAGGCGAGTGAAGCACAGCTCACAGATGCCATTCACCTCGATGTATACCAATCTTACGAAAACTATCTCCTGAGCCATAAGAAAATGGATACTTACGTAAAGGCGATAGAACAATCAGAAGAAAATTACCGTATCACTAAAAACAAACAGGTCAATAACCTGGCTACTACGACCGACTTACTGGACGCAGACGTAGCCAACCTGCAGTCGCACCTGAACTACGCTTTCGCGAAAGCAGATGCACTGGTAGCTTACAAGAAACTGTTGAAAGCTGCAGGCGTCCTGGATACGAACAATAAATAA
- a CDS encoding HlyD family secretion protein, which produces METQTQTKPTNNITMQETSAPKKRSKGFVIVLAVLVLGGGAFGISKYIHSQGHEETDNAQIDANVSPVIPRVSGYVKEVRVKDNQFVKKGDTLVILDDRDLAIKVQQAENGLYAAQANLGSAEATTLAAEAGISTAQANIGTIDAQIEAAKVNLWRASQDYERYNNLIKDHSITQQQYEQALAAKQSAERQLDVLARQKAAASRQTSVVTSQSSATSKQINLANAGIKQRETDVADAKLNLSYTVITAPENGVLSKIFVQPGQFVAAGQSLFSVVLDNTPWVVANFKETQLDRMKLGQKVTVHIDAYPGKALEAKVTSFSPATGSKFALLPPDNASGNFVKVVQRLPVKIEFTDPANELVKQLRPGMNVLVDVHLN; this is translated from the coding sequence GTGGAAACGCAAACACAAACAAAACCTACTAACAATATAACCATGCAGGAAACATCCGCGCCTAAAAAGCGCAGCAAAGGGTTCGTCATCGTACTGGCGGTACTGGTACTGGGAGGCGGTGCTTTCGGTATCTCTAAATATATCCATAGCCAGGGCCACGAGGAAACAGATAACGCGCAGATCGATGCAAATGTAAGCCCCGTAATACCCCGCGTATCCGGTTATGTAAAAGAAGTACGGGTAAAAGATAACCAGTTCGTGAAAAAAGGAGACACCCTGGTGATCCTGGACGACCGCGACCTGGCCATTAAAGTACAACAGGCAGAAAATGGTCTCTATGCTGCCCAGGCTAATCTGGGTTCTGCAGAAGCAACCACCCTCGCTGCAGAAGCAGGTATCAGCACGGCGCAGGCCAACATCGGTACCATCGATGCGCAGATTGAAGCCGCTAAAGTAAATCTGTGGAGAGCATCTCAGGACTATGAGCGTTACAATAACCTCATTAAAGATCACTCTATCACACAACAACAATACGAACAGGCACTGGCTGCAAAACAATCTGCAGAACGTCAGCTGGATGTATTGGCCCGTCAGAAAGCTGCGGCCAGCCGCCAGACTTCTGTAGTGACTTCCCAGAGCAGCGCTACTTCCAAGCAGATCAACCTGGCTAACGCCGGTATCAAACAAAGAGAAACAGATGTGGCAGATGCTAAACTGAACCTCTCTTATACCGTGATTACCGCTCCGGAAAATGGCGTACTGTCTAAAATCTTTGTACAGCCAGGACAGTTTGTAGCTGCCGGTCAGTCACTCTTCAGCGTGGTACTGGACAACACCCCATGGGTAGTCGCCAACTTCAAGGAAACACAGCTGGACAGAATGAAACTGGGACAGAAAGTAACCGTGCACATTGATGCTTACCCGGGTAAAGCCCTGGAAGCAAAAGTAACGTCCTTTTCTCCTGCTACCGGTTCCAAATTCGCACTGCTGCCGCCGGATAACGCTTCCGGTAACTTCGTAAAAGTAGTACAGCGCTTACCGGTAAAAATCGAGTTCACAGATCCGGCTAATGAATTGGTAAAACAACTGCGCCCGGGTATGAACGTACTGGTAGACGTGCATCTCAACTAA
- a CDS encoding NAD(P)-dependent oxidoreductase: METIGFIGTGHLGYPIAANLIAAGYTVKIYNRTRDKALPLEAQGAILVNTPEETATPGGIVFSLVSDDKAVEAVATAALLQALGKDGIHVSMSTISPDTSRTLAAQHLEQGVHYVTAPIFARPEAAAAKVGTAVISGHAAAKERIKPMLSAGFAKNIFDLGEDAGSANVLKLMGNFMIAGAIEMMAEAFTLGEKNNVDPRLAYEMLTTTLFAAPIFRNYGGIILDRQFTENPSFSATLGLKDMDLVLQTGRKSHTPLPLANLVQSRLTTVIAKGLKEADWTALSGGAREDAGL, from the coding sequence ATGGAAACCATTGGATTTATTGGAACCGGGCATCTCGGTTATCCTATTGCAGCTAACCTGATTGCTGCCGGTTACACCGTAAAAATTTACAACCGTACGCGCGACAAGGCACTGCCGCTGGAAGCACAGGGCGCTATACTGGTGAATACGCCGGAAGAAACGGCCACACCGGGCGGCATTGTATTTTCACTGGTGTCTGATGACAAGGCGGTGGAAGCGGTGGCTACAGCAGCATTGTTGCAGGCATTAGGTAAAGATGGTATTCACGTGTCTATGAGCACCATTTCGCCGGATACGTCCCGGACACTGGCAGCGCAGCACCTGGAACAAGGAGTACATTATGTAACAGCCCCCATCTTTGCCCGGCCGGAAGCGGCAGCTGCTAAAGTAGGTACAGCGGTGATCTCCGGTCATGCAGCGGCCAAAGAGCGCATCAAACCGATGCTGTCTGCAGGTTTTGCCAAAAACATCTTCGACCTGGGTGAAGATGCAGGCAGTGCGAATGTATTAAAGCTGATGGGCAACTTCATGATTGCCGGCGCTATTGAAATGATGGCAGAAGCGTTTACGCTGGGAGAGAAAAATAATGTAGATCCGCGGCTGGCTTATGAGATGCTGACAACCACGTTGTTTGCAGCGCCTATTTTCCGGAATTATGGCGGTATTATCCTCGACCGGCAGTTTACAGAGAACCCGTCTTTCAGCGCAACACTGGGATTAAAGGATATGGACCTGGTATTACAAACCGGCCGGAAGTCACATACCCCGCTGCCATTGGCAAACCTGGTACAGTCCCGGTTAACAACGGTGATCGCTAAAGGATTGAAAGAGGCTGACTGGACGGCATTGTCTGGCGGAGCCAGAGAAGACGCAGGATTATAG
- a CDS encoding DoxX family protein: protein MKIFALLGRIFFALIFVLSGFHHLTGDGVAYAAAAGVPSPAFLVPFAGLLSLVGGLSVLLGYKTKWGAWLLVIFLVPVSYYLHPFWTEKDPGAAQMQMAMFMKNVSMLGGALLLTYFGAGPYSIDNKGK, encoded by the coding sequence ATGAAAATTTTTGCATTACTGGGCCGTATTTTCTTCGCGCTCATCTTCGTGCTTTCCGGTTTTCATCATTTAACGGGCGATGGGGTGGCCTATGCTGCCGCTGCCGGGGTGCCGTCTCCTGCATTCCTGGTGCCTTTTGCCGGGTTATTGTCCCTGGTGGGAGGGCTAAGTGTGCTGCTGGGATATAAAACGAAATGGGGGGCCTGGCTGCTGGTTATTTTCCTGGTGCCGGTCAGTTATTACCTGCATCCGTTTTGGACGGAGAAAGATCCGGGAGCTGCACAGATGCAGATGGCAATGTTTATGAAAAATGTATCGATGCTGGGTGGCGCCTTATTGCTGACCTATTTCGGCGCTGGTCCCTACAGTATAGACAACAAAGGAAAATAA
- a CDS encoding GNAT family N-acetyltransferase: MIQLIRTDAGHPDFHQLVAALNSFIRIRDGEELHTFYAPFNQLDQIKQVVVAYVAGVPAGCGAFKPFAAGVAEIKRMFTDPAFRGQGVAFRVLAELEQWAASLGYHTCVLETGVVLPEAVALYEKAGYTRIPNYGQYVGVDNSICMQKTIAPSISPEN, from the coding sequence ATGATACAGTTAATCAGAACCGATGCCGGGCATCCCGACTTTCATCAGCTGGTGGCCGCATTAAATAGTTTTATACGCATCCGCGACGGAGAAGAATTACATACCTTTTACGCTCCCTTCAATCAGTTAGATCAGATTAAACAGGTAGTGGTGGCGTATGTAGCAGGTGTACCAGCCGGGTGTGGCGCCTTCAAGCCCTTTGCAGCAGGCGTGGCAGAAATCAAAAGAATGTTTACCGATCCGGCTTTCCGGGGCCAGGGGGTGGCCTTTCGGGTATTGGCAGAACTGGAGCAATGGGCAGCTTCCCTGGGGTATCACACCTGTGTACTGGAAACCGGCGTTGTATTGCCGGAAGCCGTTGCCCTGTATGAGAAAGCCGGTTATACCCGTATTCCCAACTACGGGCAATATGTTGGGGTCGACAACAGCATTTGTATGCAAAAAACAATCGCACCAAGTATCTCTCCCGAAAACTAA
- a CDS encoding winged helix-turn-helix transcriptional regulator produces MRKENSTNAINERKLRGDCGTAYTLQLIGGRWKPTILWRLLDGKLRYNELKKSISGISERVLVLQLRELEKDNLIKRIIYPEVPPRVEYELTPLGFSMEALLQHIADWGYTHMHADTSAPAETAATPDAPSLPPARERKTRRLAPAYKG; encoded by the coding sequence ATGCGAAAAGAGAACTCCACCAATGCCATCAATGAGCGAAAACTGCGGGGCGACTGCGGTACCGCCTATACGCTGCAACTGATAGGGGGGCGCTGGAAACCCACCATATTATGGCGTTTGCTGGATGGCAAACTACGTTACAATGAATTAAAGAAAAGCATCAGCGGTATCTCTGAGCGCGTATTGGTATTGCAGCTGCGTGAACTGGAGAAAGATAACCTGATCAAAAGAATTATATATCCGGAAGTGCCGCCACGGGTAGAATATGAGCTGACGCCCCTGGGATTTTCGATGGAGGCGTTGCTGCAGCATATAGCGGATTGGGGATACACCCACATGCACGCCGATACCAGCGCCCCTGCTGAAACGGCTGCTACACCGGATGCCCCTTCCCTGCCACCGGCCAGGGAAAGAAAGACACGGCGTCTGGCGCCGGCCTATAAAGGTTAA
- a CDS encoding TetR/AcrR family transcriptional regulator: MEDYSEKQLSIIMVAERLFADHGFHGTSVRDIAQEADVNIAMISYYFGSKDKLLEAVFRFRMEASRKFINELVENEVMSPLDKIYSLIDRFVNKMMAEQYFQCIMSREQLNKDKSPVRDLIWQLKREMLGLMEPIITNAQKTGAFHKDVDVMMMMTTLFGTIHQVIPAQFILRTDPAYQNMSDVDFREYLRERLSKHLKKLFKAILTHEF; encoded by the coding sequence ATGGAAGACTATAGTGAGAAACAACTCTCGATTATAATGGTAGCGGAACGGTTGTTTGCCGACCATGGCTTTCATGGCACTTCAGTAAGAGACATAGCGCAGGAAGCGGATGTAAACATTGCCATGATATCCTATTATTTCGGTTCAAAAGATAAACTACTGGAAGCGGTATTCAGATTCAGAATGGAAGCCTCCCGGAAATTTATCAATGAACTGGTGGAGAACGAAGTCATGTCGCCCCTGGACAAGATATACAGCCTGATAGACCGTTTTGTGAACAAGATGATGGCAGAACAGTACTTCCAGTGCATTATGAGCCGGGAGCAGCTGAACAAGGATAAAAGTCCGGTACGTGACCTGATATGGCAGTTGAAAAGAGAAATGCTGGGGTTGATGGAACCTATTATTACCAATGCCCAGAAAACGGGTGCTTTTCATAAAGATGTGGATGTAATGATGATGATGACAACATTGTTCGGGACCATTCATCAGGTTATACCAGCTCAGTTTATACTCAGAACCGATCCCGCTTATCAAAACATGAGCGATGTTGATTTCCGGGAATACCTGAGAGAAAGATTAAGTAAACATTTAAAAAAATTGTTCAAAGCAATCCTTACACATGAATTCTAA
- a CDS encoding TonB-dependent receptor codes for MYLKLLPCIVCMLLCYAFTFAQTQPISGKVTDQTTGAPLEGITIRVVSAPKGTQTTKDGIYALTATASDVLEISAIGYKTQQVHINGRTRIDIQLQPMVAELTQIVLVGSRSGGRAKTETPVPVDVISVNQAGLPSAKMELTSLLNAAAPSFNYNKQSGSDGADQIDLATLRGLGPDQTLVLVNGKRRHQTAFVSVFGTRGRGNSGTDLNAIPEAAIDRVEILRDGASAQYGSDAIAGVINLILKKEVHKLNITAGYAGYYDRKYNPYYNKDLQQYEHGGGIDGNALSIGASYGVPIGKHNGFINFAGNFLTQGKTFRQVTDTNLLHAGGMPINTGRRAHGDGSVTSGGGMVNLEIPIGSSRTTVYAFGGYNYKSSDAYAYTRTFHGFNPSSSAHPDRFPTRPDGSLIFYPDIMKSVPTPGGGRADTIFDPHIQTRISDLSVAAGIKGSTNNNWKWDLSNTFGRNDFHFYGDKTFNASMGAATPTHFDNGGFSFAQNTTNLTFSKEIPGIGAGFNLALGAEYRYENYRIYAGDESSYTNYDPTFFKATGAQGFPGYRPTDAVKANRSNIAGYVDAEWDITTRFLLGGAVRVENYSDFGFTSNYKLAARFKVAPTFNIRGSVSSGYRAPSLQQINYSSQFTNVQGGRITEVKIAPNSNEITQAAGIPALKQEKSLNASLGFSWKPVSGLTITVDGYMVKVKDRIVLSGQFNAGDTTLDAAFLAKLKALHIDNAQFFANAVNTTNTGIDLVIDYQHKWQQQRVRVLFTGNVQHMNLDQINVPDKLNDSYLHRGEFFSEREQHFVLASAPPVKMGLNLEYGVRSFTVGTRLSYYGKIKLLGYGFTGDPAKTGSGLPGDPNLAGTGISPLVALDSDGTLVPEAFNYRGKVVTDLYTSYRITPQISWFLGADNIFNVHPDLGYVPGAKLSAYDGETGGPWDAVQMGFNGIRLFTKVSLTF; via the coding sequence ATGTACCTCAAACTTCTACCCTGCATAGTATGTATGCTGCTATGCTACGCTTTCACGTTTGCACAAACCCAGCCCATTAGCGGTAAGGTCACCGACCAGACTACCGGCGCGCCTTTGGAAGGCATCACCATCCGGGTGGTATCGGCCCCTAAAGGCACCCAAACTACCAAAGATGGTATTTACGCTTTAACAGCAACCGCCAGCGATGTACTTGAAATCAGTGCCATTGGCTATAAAACCCAGCAGGTGCATATCAACGGGCGTACCCGGATAGATATACAACTGCAGCCCATGGTAGCGGAACTCACCCAGATTGTGCTGGTAGGCAGCCGCAGCGGCGGACGCGCCAAAACAGAAACACCGGTGCCGGTAGACGTCATCAGCGTCAACCAGGCCGGGCTTCCCAGCGCTAAAATGGAGCTGACTTCCCTGCTCAATGCCGCCGCCCCTTCCTTCAACTACAACAAACAAAGCGGCAGCGATGGCGCCGATCAGATTGACCTCGCTACCCTGAGAGGCCTCGGCCCCGACCAGACCCTGGTACTCGTCAATGGGAAACGCCGCCATCAGACCGCCTTCGTATCTGTATTCGGAACCCGTGGCCGGGGCAATTCCGGCACCGACCTCAATGCCATCCCCGAAGCGGCCATCGATCGTGTGGAAATTCTCCGCGACGGCGCTTCCGCACAATACGGTTCAGATGCGATCGCAGGGGTCATCAACCTGATCCTGAAAAAAGAAGTACATAAACTAAACATCACCGCCGGATATGCCGGCTACTATGACCGCAAGTACAACCCCTACTACAACAAAGACCTGCAGCAATATGAACATGGCGGCGGCATCGATGGGAATGCCCTCTCCATCGGCGCCAGCTATGGGGTACCGATCGGGAAACACAACGGCTTCATTAATTTCGCCGGTAACTTCCTCACGCAAGGCAAAACATTCCGGCAGGTAACAGACACCAACCTGCTACATGCAGGCGGCATGCCTATCAATACCGGTCGCCGGGCCCACGGCGACGGCTCCGTTACCAGCGGCGGCGGTATGGTAAACCTGGAAATCCCCATTGGCAGCAGCCGCACCACCGTTTATGCTTTTGGCGGCTACAACTATAAATCGTCTGACGCCTACGCCTATACGAGAACCTTCCACGGCTTCAATCCATCATCCAGCGCGCACCCGGACCGCTTCCCTACCCGCCCCGACGGTAGCCTGATCTTTTATCCGGATATTATGAAAAGTGTGCCTACGCCTGGTGGCGGACGCGCAGATACCATTTTTGATCCGCACATACAAACCCGTATCAGCGACCTGTCTGTGGCAGCCGGTATAAAAGGCAGCACCAACAACAACTGGAAATGGGACCTCAGTAATACTTTCGGCAGAAATGATTTTCATTTCTACGGCGATAAAACCTTCAATGCTTCCATGGGCGCTGCAACGCCCACCCACTTTGACAATGGCGGCTTCTCCTTTGCACAGAATACCACCAATCTGACCTTCTCCAAAGAGATTCCCGGCATCGGCGCCGGCTTCAACCTGGCACTGGGCGCAGAATACCGGTATGAAAACTACCGCATCTATGCCGGCGATGAAAGTTCCTACACCAACTATGACCCTACTTTCTTCAAAGCTACCGGTGCGCAGGGATTTCCCGGCTACCGCCCTACGGATGCCGTAAAAGCCAATCGTTCCAATATCGCCGGGTATGTAGATGCAGAATGGGATATTACCACCCGCTTCCTGCTGGGCGGCGCGGTGCGTGTAGAGAATTACAGCGACTTTGGCTTCACCAGCAACTATAAACTGGCAGCCCGTTTTAAGGTGGCACCTACTTTTAATATACGCGGTTCCGTTAGTAGCGGTTACCGGGCACCTTCCCTGCAGCAGATCAACTACAGCTCCCAGTTTACCAACGTACAGGGCGGCCGCATCACTGAGGTGAAGATCGCCCCCAACAGTAACGAAATCACCCAGGCTGCCGGTATTCCGGCCCTGAAACAGGAAAAATCCCTGAATGCCAGCCTGGGCTTTTCCTGGAAACCGGTATCCGGACTTACTATAACAGTAGACGGTTATATGGTGAAAGTGAAAGACAGGATTGTATTATCCGGTCAGTTCAATGCCGGCGACACCACACTGGATGCCGCTTTCCTGGCCAAACTCAAAGCCTTGCACATCGACAATGCCCAGTTCTTTGCCAATGCCGTGAACACCACCAACACCGGTATTGACCTCGTGATTGACTACCAGCATAAATGGCAGCAACAACGCGTCCGGGTGTTGTTTACCGGCAATGTGCAACACATGAACCTCGACCAGATCAATGTGCCGGATAAGCTGAATGACAGCTACCTGCACAGGGGTGAATTTTTCAGCGAACGGGAACAACATTTTGTACTCGCTTCTGCTCCTCCGGTGAAGATGGGCTTAAACCTGGAATATGGTGTGCGCTCCTTCACGGTAGGTACCCGCCTGAGTTACTATGGTAAGATAAAATTACTGGGATACGGTTTTACCGGCGATCCGGCGAAAACCGGCAGCGGTCTTCCCGGCGATCCCAATCTGGCCGGTACGGGTATCAGCCCGTTGGTAGCCCTGGATAGCGATGGTACGCTGGTACCGGAAGCTTTCAACTACCGGGGAAAGGTAGTAACGGATCTGTATACCAGCTATCGTATTACCCCGCAAATCAGCTGGTTCCTGGGAGCGGATAATATCTTTAATGTACACCCGGATCTGGGTTATGTGCCGGGCGCCAAATTATCGGCCTACGACGGTGAAACCGGTGGCCCCTGGGATGCCGTGCAAATGGGCTTCAACGGCATCCGTCTGTTTACCAAAGTATCGCTGACCTTCTGA